The following proteins are co-located in the Deferribacter autotrophicus genome:
- a CDS encoding energy transducer TonB — protein sequence MSLFYFIKIKKPEIKKEKPIFVDIVKKKKDIPQKNDKKKKKILSEKDKILKKKGIEKKTEKIPKKDNNIVDRKKLPEKKKKIVIPKKKKIPEKSKEVVKKKEKKGLNLNKQKTVEKKKEKKREEKTQVFDKGKDKKLTKDQVASILNPKSIISKYAEKSEAGSKEGEDDVDVRMMKYKYASYFKKFERRLYQVWHYPRSSAERGEEGTVKIKFTILKDGTITNIRILQSSGYPALDREAVRALKKMKGIPLPDSYGLKRLNVTGYFVYRLNYLFVY from the coding sequence ATGTCCCTATTTTATTTCATAAAAATAAAAAAGCCTGAAATCAAAAAAGAAAAGCCTATTTTTGTGGATATTGTTAAGAAAAAAAAGGATATACCTCAAAAAAATGATAAGAAGAAAAAGAAAATTTTATCTGAAAAGGATAAAATTTTAAAAAAGAAAGGGATAGAGAAAAAAACAGAAAAAATTCCTAAAAAAGATAACAATATTGTAGATAGGAAAAAATTACCTGAAAAGAAGAAAAAGATTGTAATACCTAAGAAGAAAAAGATACCTGAAAAAAGTAAAGAAGTGGTGAAGAAAAAGGAGAAGAAAGGGCTAAATTTAAATAAGCAGAAAACTGTAGAGAAGAAAAAAGAGAAAAAAAGAGAAGAAAAAACGCAGGTATTTGATAAGGGGAAAGATAAAAAATTAACAAAAGACCAGGTTGCCAGTATTTTAAATCCGAAATCCATTATTTCGAAATATGCCGAAAAGAGTGAAGCAGGTTCAAAGGAAGGTGAAGATGATGTAGATGTTAGAATGATGAAGTATAAATATGCTTCTTATTTTAAAAAGTTTGAGAGAAGATTATATCAAGTATGGCATTATCCAAGGAGTTCGGCGGAGAGAGGTGAGGAGGGGACTGTTAAAATTAAGTTTACTATTTTAAAGGATGGTACTATAACAAACATTAGAATATTGCAAAGCAGTGGTTATCCTGCTCTTGACAGGGAGGCAGTTAGAGCTTTGAAAAAGATGAAAGGTATTCCTTTACCAGATTCTTACGGTTTAAAAAGATTGAATGTTACGGGATATTTTGTTTATAGATTAAATTATCTCTTTGTGTATTGA
- a CDS encoding archease, protein MKKFEIVETTADVGLKVFGENRKDFIENLIAGFYYLVFDENINFDEGLKSNQIVEKDFDDFEDFVYDLLNDLIFYLYVKKSLFKVKILEENRAVFEVYRNSYFIEIEIKAATKHRFCVKEYKGLLEGLIVFDI, encoded by the coding sequence ATGAAAAAGTTTGAAATTGTCGAAACTACGGCCGATGTCGGATTAAAAGTATTTGGTGAAAATAGAAAAGATTTTATTGAGAATCTTATTGCAGGTTTTTATTATTTGGTTTTTGATGAAAATATTAATTTTGACGAAGGTTTAAAATCGAACCAAATAGTAGAAAAAGATTTTGATGATTTTGAGGATTTTGTGTATGATTTATTAAATGATTTGATATTTTACTTGTATGTCAAAAAGAGTTTGTTCAAAGTAAAGATTCTTGAAGAGAATCGAGCAGTTTTTGAAGTTTATAGAAATAGTTATTTTATTGAGATTGAAATTAAAGCGGCTACTAAACACAGATTTTGTGTAAAAGAATACAAGGGTTTATTAGAGGGTTTGATTGTCTTTGATATTTAA
- a CDS encoding ATP-binding protein: MSLIFKKIKERLIGSILKVNKTVSFIGNDLVVGVSGGVDSWVLWKVMEEYYKKNEISAKIYPVHVGISGDIKTKLALENVINVEVDKEIHFPIDCYQCSRVRREYIFKFCKEKGIKYILFAHHADDFAERFLWNLFYYKKLESLPICRSYFEGMFTIVRPFHFVNKKDIEKYARIMGYEDIEHKCSVKNSVSNIVSKISKEIGLNIIDVVGNINYIIEKYKIYGENDEK; this comes from the coding sequence TTGTCTTTGATATTTAAAAAGATTAAAGAAAGGCTTATAGGAAGCATTTTAAAAGTTAATAAGACTGTTTCGTTTATTGGAAACGATCTGGTTGTCGGCGTATCTGGTGGTGTTGATTCTTGGGTTCTATGGAAAGTTATGGAAGAATATTATAAAAAAAATGAAATATCAGCAAAAATTTATCCTGTTCATGTTGGAATTTCGGGTGATATAAAAACAAAATTAGCATTGGAAAATGTTATAAATGTTGAAGTAGATAAAGAAATTCATTTTCCCATTGACTGTTATCAATGTTCAAGAGTTAGGCGTGAATATATTTTCAAATTTTGTAAAGAAAAAGGGATAAAATACATACTATTTGCCCATCATGCAGATGATTTTGCTGAAAGGTTTTTATGGAACTTGTTTTATTATAAAAAGTTGGAATCCTTACCGATTTGCAGAAGTTACTTTGAAGGAATGTTTACCATTGTGAGACCTTTTCATTTTGTTAATAAAAAAGATATTGAAAAATATGCAAGAATTATGGGGTATGAAGATATCGAGCATAAATGTAGTGTTAAAAATAGTGTTTCAAATATAGTTAGCAAGATTTCGAAAGAGATAGGCTTAAATATTATTGATGTTGTAGGGAATATTAATTATATTATCGAAAAATATAAAATTTATGGAGAGAATGATGAAAAATAA